A region of Candidatus Thermoplasmatota archaeon DNA encodes the following proteins:
- a CDS encoding replication factor C small subunit, with translation MNDLWIEKYRPSKLDEVVGQQGIVDSLKAYANSGGIPHLLFAGPAGTGKTTCAIALAREIFGEGWHDNFEELNASDERGIDIVRGKIKNFARTAPLGQAPFKIIFLDEADSLTPDAQAALRRTMERYARICRFILSCNYSSKIIDPIQSRCAVFRFSTIGEEDIKKYLEEIANIEGLKITEDGMKALLYVARGDLRKAINALQTSATLSKRIDAEIVYRTTATAKPEEAKKVMETALRGNFMAAREILDKMLIDYGLSGEDIIKGMYSALFDLPIPEKTKAVMVEKIGDAEFHIVEGSNERIQIEALLANMVVLGRK, from the coding sequence ATGAATGACTTATGGATAGAAAAGTATCGTCCCTCAAAACTAGATGAAGTCGTGGGGCAGCAGGGCATCGTCGATAGTCTGAAGGCGTATGCCAACTCCGGCGGCATTCCCCATCTGCTATTTGCAGGCCCTGCCGGTACAGGAAAAACCACATGCGCTATAGCCCTCGCAAGAGAAATATTCGGGGAGGGCTGGCATGACAATTTTGAAGAGTTAAATGCAAGCGATGAAAGGGGAATAGATATAGTGAGAGGAAAAATAAAAAATTTCGCCAGGACTGCCCCTCTCGGTCAGGCTCCATTCAAGATTATTTTTCTGGATGAGGCAGACTCATTAACGCCAGATGCCCAGGCAGCTTTAAGGAGAACGATGGAGAGATACGCACGCATATGCCGTTTTATACTTTCATGTAATTACTCCTCCAAGATAATAGACCCGATACAGTCGAGGTGTGCTGTTTTCCGGTTTTCTACCATAGGCGAGGAGGATATAAAAAAGTATCTTGAAGAAATTGCCAACATTGAGGGGTTAAAAATTACAGAAGATGGAATGAAAGCGTTGCTGTATGTCGCGAGGGGAGACCTGCGTAAGGCAATAAACGCTCTTCAAACCTCTGCGACTCTTTCAAAAAGGATAGATGCCGAAATTGTTTACAGGACAACGGCCACTGCCAAACCCGAGGAGGCAAAGAAGGTGATGGAAACCGCTCTCAGGGGAAATTTTATGGCTGCAAGAGAGATTCTTGATAAGATGCTCATCGATTACGGGCTGTCGGGCGAGGATATAATAAAAGGAATGTACAGTGCATTGTTCGACCTGCCCATCCCGGAAAAAACAAAGGCAGTGATGGTTGAAAAGATCGGTGATGCGGAATTCCATATTGTCGAGGGAAGCAATGAACGCATTCAGATAGAGGCCCTGCTGGCAAATATGGTTGTTTTGGGGAGAAAGTAA
- a CDS encoding helicase-related protein, whose amino-acid sequence MSYLEMDFIRTETIQKRAYQSNIFEAVKDRNSMIVLPTGLGKTIIALMVIAHKLKKGKILFLAPTKPLCEQHAKSIKKFTTIENAVLVTGELFSPEKRKEIYKNAGVIVATPQTIENDLDRGMNIGDFSLIIFDEAHRAVGNYAYVGVARRYLRRQTQTLGMTASPGSDYKKLKEVAENLGIEHVELRTEGDEDVIPYISRRKMQWVVTDMPDDVKRAARKIDCMLDKFISELKNYTKQARYLSSKKLSRKVLIDIQRRMQKNLKSRGGTMYTAISIVSAAIKLSHLRDMLTSQGAEVAGKYIEKIEIDRSKSAAKIRSNELYRQIRRDILSSNGKKPKLDMTKKILGNHFDNNRNGRVMIFAEYRDTIDFLTSELEKMDGIRAKKFIGQAKGMSQEEQKKTLQDFSDGKFNVLISTSIGEEGIDIPTTTLVLFYEPVPSAIRYIQRRGRTARDGLPGSVIILIMKGSRDEAYYWSSINKEKKMYQQIYKLKKELEGAEKKKAMHKMDREGQTMLDSFAV is encoded by the coding sequence ATGAGTTATTTGGAGATGGATTTCATAAGGACGGAGACGATACAAAAGAGAGCCTACCAGTCAAATATTTTTGAGGCCGTGAAGGATAGGAATTCCATGATCGTTTTGCCTACCGGCCTTGGAAAAACCATAATAGCCTTAATGGTCATTGCACATAAATTGAAAAAAGGAAAAATTCTTTTTCTTGCACCCACGAAGCCGTTGTGCGAGCAACATGCAAAATCCATAAAAAAATTCACCACCATCGAAAATGCCGTGCTTGTAACGGGAGAACTTTTTTCACCAGAAAAAAGAAAGGAGATATATAAGAATGCTGGGGTCATCGTGGCAACACCGCAGACGATAGAGAACGACCTCGACAGGGGAATGAACATAGGGGATTTCAGTCTTATTATATTCGATGAGGCACACAGAGCTGTTGGGAATTATGCGTATGTTGGTGTGGCAAGGCGTTATCTAAGGAGGCAAACACAAACACTCGGCATGACAGCATCCCCGGGAAGTGATTACAAAAAACTGAAGGAAGTGGCCGAAAACCTAGGTATAGAGCACGTTGAGCTGAGAACAGAGGGTGATGAGGACGTCATACCCTATATCTCCAGAAGAAAGATGCAATGGGTTGTAACCGACATGCCCGACGATGTAAAAAGAGCAGCAAGAAAGATTGACTGCATGCTGGATAAATTTATCTCGGAATTAAAAAATTATACGAAACAGGCAAGATATCTGTCCTCAAAAAAATTGAGTAGGAAGGTTTTGATAGACATTCAGCGCAGGATGCAGAAAAATTTGAAAAGCAGGGGCGGGACGATGTACACGGCAATAAGCATTGTATCAGCCGCCATAAAGCTTTCTCATTTAAGGGATATGCTTACAAGCCAGGGTGCGGAAGTAGCGGGAAAATATATAGAAAAAATAGAAATCGACAGGTCAAAATCCGCAGCAAAAATAAGGAGCAACGAACTATACAGGCAGATAAGAAGAGATATTTTGAGTTCAAATGGAAAAAAGCCCAAGCTGGATATGACAAAAAAAATACTCGGGAATCATTTTGACAATAACAGGAACGGAAGGGTTATGATATTTGCTGAATACAGAGATACTATTGACTTTTTGACTTCAGAACTTGAAAAAATGGATGGGATAAGGGCAAAAAAATTCATAGGGCAGGCAAAAGGGATGAGCCAGGAAGAACAGAAAAAAACGCTTCAGGATTTCAGTGACGGAAAATTCAATGTTTTAATTTCAACAAGTATAGGAGAAGAAGGAATAGACATACCCACCACAACCCTTGTTCTATTTTATGAGCCCGTGCCCTCGGCCATACGCTATATACAGCGGAGAGGAAGGACGGCTCGTGACGGCCTGCCAGGAAGTGTGATAATTTTGATAATGAAGGGGTCGAGGGATGAAGCATATTACTGGAGTAGCATCAATAAAGAAAAAAAGATGTACCAGCAAATATACAAACTGAAGAAAGAGCTAGAAGGGGCGGAGAAAAAAAAAGCCATGCACAAAATGGACAGGGAAGGACAGACGATGCTTGACAGCTTTGCTGTCTGA
- a CDS encoding flavin reductase family protein: MIMYHLLYPLRTFLIVSGEEETDVMAADWVIPISCHPFMVGVAISAKRCTHKLIKQNGEFVISVPTLEMLKDVWIAGTRSGPGKIKDMGITLIKSKKVKTKSIKEAAANLECRVVDERDYGDHTFFTGEVINFTYDRNTFSDEKPNRQADFLAHLAMNEFVTFGKETQRM, translated from the coding sequence ATAATCATGTATCATCTGCTGTATCCATTGAGGACATTTCTGATTGTGAGCGGGGAAGAGGAAACAGATGTGATGGCCGCAGACTGGGTCATTCCTATCTCCTGCCATCCTTTCATGGTGGGCGTGGCAATATCTGCGAAACGTTGCACACATAAGCTCATCAAGCAAAATGGCGAATTCGTCATAAGTGTGCCAACCCTTGAAATGTTAAAGGATGTATGGATTGCCGGTACAAGAAGCGGGCCGGGCAAGATAAAGGATATGGGTATAACACTAATCAAGTCAAAAAAGGTGAAAACAAAGAGCATAAAAGAGGCGGCTGCAAACCTGGAGTGCAGGGTTGTTGACGAAAGGGATTATGGAGACCATACATTTTTTACTGGAGAGGTGATCAATTTTACATATGACAGGAATACTTTCAGTGACGAAAAACCAAACAGGCAGGCCGACTTTCTTGCCCATCTGGCAATGAATGAGTTTGTCACATTTGGTAAAGAAACGCAAAGGATGTAA
- a CDS encoding 3-isopropylmalate dehydratase large subunit, whose amino-acid sequence MVTVAEDVLARASGEETVKPGDIVDAKVDYAMSHDNAALVIKKFKEIGKERVWNNKKIVIILDHRAPANTIKTAEGHQSIRKFVKEQGIKNFYDINRGICHQVMIEEGYASPEKLIVGTDSHTTSYGAVGAFSTGIGATEMAAVWATGKIWLRVPESYKMVIEGEMPEMVFSKDIILHVIKQLGSDGANYKACEFYGIVENMSLASKIVISNMSMEMGAKAAVFPLKNYDGPYEKEFEFDISDLSPQVACPHTVDNVRDVEDVEGKAIDQAVLGSCTNGRLEDLRIAAGILEGKKVADGVRMLVFPASIEVYKDALNEGLLKTFVEAGALVLNPGCGPCLGAHEGILAGGEVAIASTNRNFRGRMGSRDSKVYLASPATVASSALKGEITDPRKAV is encoded by the coding sequence ATGGTAACCGTAGCCGAAGATGTCCTTGCCAGGGCTTCTGGAGAAGAAACAGTAAAGCCAGGAGATATTGTAGATGCCAAGGTCGATTATGCAATGTCCCACGATAACGCTGCCCTTGTCATAAAAAAATTCAAAGAAATTGGAAAGGAAAGAGTGTGGAATAATAAAAAAATAGTTATCATACTCGACCATCGCGCTCCGGCAAATACCATCAAAACTGCGGAAGGCCATCAATCAATAAGAAAATTTGTTAAAGAGCAGGGAATAAAAAATTTTTATGATATAAACAGGGGTATATGCCACCAGGTAATGATAGAAGAGGGGTATGCCTCCCCTGAAAAGTTGATAGTTGGAACGGATTCTCACACCACGTCTTACGGTGCCGTGGGGGCATTTTCCACGGGTATAGGGGCAACTGAGATGGCTGCCGTTTGGGCAACAGGAAAAATATGGCTTCGCGTTCCTGAAAGCTACAAAATGGTTATTGAAGGAGAGATGCCGGAGATGGTCTTTTCTAAAGACATCATACTCCACGTGATAAAACAGTTGGGGTCGGACGGGGCAAATTACAAGGCATGTGAATTTTACGGCATTGTAGAAAACATGAGTCTGGCCAGCAAAATCGTAATTTCGAACATGTCCATGGAAATGGGGGCCAAAGCAGCCGTCTTTCCCTTAAAAAACTACGATGGGCCATATGAAAAGGAGTTTGAATTTGACATAAGTGATCTTTCCCCACAGGTAGCATGTCCCCATACGGTGGATAACGTAAGGGATGTTGAAGATGTGGAGGGAAAAGCGATAGATCAGGCAGTGCTCGGATCATGCACAAATGGCAGGCTCGAGGATTTACGGATCGCTGCAGGCATCCTTGAAGGCAAGAAAGTGGCAGATGGTGTGAGAATGCTCGTTTTTCCTGCATCCATAGAAGTTTACAAGGATGCATTGAATGAAGGCTTATTGAAAACGTTTGTTGAGGCCGGGGCTTTAGTGCTAAACCCTGGATGCGGTCCGTGTCTTGGGGCGCATGAAGGCATACTTGCAGGCGGCGAAGTAGCAATAGCCTCCACCAATAGAAATTTCAGGGGGAGGATGGGTTCCCGTGATTCCAAAGTATATCTTGCATCACCGGCAACTGTGGCATCATCGGCTCTGAAAGGGGAGATTACAGACCCAAGAAAGGCGGTATAG
- the citF gene encoding citrate lyase subunit alpha has product MKNAVGREIPDEIAGRKLQPYNGPFSFKPKKRRYPPPLKAVFPDEKKVLGSIKEAIKKTGIENGSTISFHHHLRNGEGLVNMVVDEIAKMGIKDITLAPTALFPVHEPIIEHIKNGVVTAIHGSLNGPVGAFVSEGGKLKEPVTIRSHGGRARAVASGDLHIDTAFIAASTADDYGNCNGSFGHSAFGALGFGVADAIHADNVVVVTDNLRPYPVTPVSISQTLVDYVVKVDSIGDPGGIKTGTMQITRSPSRLMMAKNLVKFFAEAGVLKDGFSFQAGAGGTSLAVTKFLHEYMKEKGIVGDFVMGGITGFVVDMLEDGTIKKILDAQSFDLRAVESMRKNIDHVEVSHVTFGDPHTCGCIVNRQDACFLGATEVDLDFNVNVNTHSDGLLLHGIGGHQDASAGSDITVVLVPLLRGRIPVIREKVTTVSTPGDVVDVIVTERGIAINPKREDLIENVNMPIVDIEELYKKAINMRGKPKKPKLGKDVVAVVEYRDGTVLDTVRSVKGW; this is encoded by the coding sequence ATGAAGAATGCTGTTGGAAGGGAAATTCCAGATGAAATTGCTGGAAGAAAGCTGCAACCATACAATGGGCCTTTTTCATTTAAGCCGAAAAAAAGGAGATATCCTCCTCCTCTAAAAGCAGTGTTTCCTGATGAAAAGAAAGTGCTGGGCTCAATAAAGGAGGCAATAAAAAAGACGGGCATCGAGAACGGTTCAACTATCTCTTTTCACCACCACTTGCGCAATGGAGAAGGGCTTGTAAATATGGTGGTTGACGAGATTGCGAAAATGGGAATAAAAGATATTACGCTGGCGCCCACCGCCCTCTTTCCTGTTCATGAGCCCATAATAGAGCATATAAAAAATGGGGTTGTTACAGCCATACACGGAAGCCTGAACGGCCCTGTCGGTGCATTCGTTTCCGAAGGGGGGAAATTGAAAGAGCCCGTTACGATTCGCTCGCACGGGGGAAGGGCAAGAGCAGTTGCATCCGGCGATTTGCATATAGATACTGCTTTCATTGCGGCATCGACGGCTGACGATTACGGAAATTGTAATGGCTCATTTGGTCATTCTGCTTTTGGAGCGTTGGGGTTTGGCGTTGCAGATGCCATACATGCCGACAACGTTGTTGTTGTAACAGACAATCTTCGTCCGTATCCCGTAACGCCCGTCTCGATTTCCCAAACTCTGGTAGATTATGTGGTAAAAGTGGATTCAATCGGTGATCCAGGCGGTATAAAAACGGGCACGATGCAGATTACGAGAAGTCCTTCCCGCCTTATGATGGCAAAAAATCTGGTTAAGTTCTTTGCTGAGGCAGGCGTATTGAAAGACGGCTTTTCATTCCAGGCGGGCGCGGGCGGCACGAGCCTTGCGGTCACCAAGTTTCTACATGAATACATGAAAGAAAAAGGAATTGTTGGTGATTTTGTTATGGGGGGAATAACCGGCTTTGTCGTGGATATGCTGGAGGACGGGACAATTAAAAAAATTCTGGATGCCCAGAGTTTTGATTTAAGGGCGGTCGAATCAATGAGAAAAAATATTGACCATGTTGAAGTTTCCCACGTAACATTTGGCGACCCACATACATGCGGGTGTATTGTCAACAGACAGGATGCATGTTTTTTGGGGGCAACAGAAGTTGACCTTGATTTCAATGTAAATGTTAACACTCATTCAGATGGTTTGCTGTTGCATGGAATAGGGGGGCATCAGGATGCTTCAGCCGGCTCAGACATTACGGTGGTGCTTGTTCCTCTCCTCAGAGGAAGAATACCTGTCATAAGGGAGAAAGTTACAACGGTTTCAACGCCCGGGGATGTTGTCGATGTTATCGTTACCGAAAGAGGCATTGCGATCAATCCGAAAAGGGAGGATTTGATTGAAAATGTGAATATGCCTATTGTGGACATAGAAGAACTTTACAAAAAAGCCATTAACATGCGCGGGAAACCGAAAAAACCAAAACTAGGGAAAGATGTAGTTGCAGTTGTGGAATACAGGGATGGCACGGTGCTGGATACCGTGAGGAGCGTGAAGGGATGGTAA
- a CDS encoding DUF86 domain-containing protein, whose protein sequence is MRRNSIFIEDILEAMDKIGRYIEGSTYETFVGNEMVIDAVIRNLEIIGEAAKNIPDDAKEKYPDIPWKRMIGLRNITIHEYFGVDLSIIWKIITENLPETRSMIKTMLKGLRKEEKR, encoded by the coding sequence GTGAGGCGGAACTCAATATTTATCGAGGACATACTAGAAGCAATGGATAAAATCGGGCGTTATATCGAAGGTTCGACTTACGAGACATTTGTAGGAAATGAGATGGTTATAGATGCGGTTATTAGAAACCTAGAAATCATTGGTGAGGCAGCAAAAAACATCCCGGATGATGCCAAAGAAAAATATCCCGATATTCCTTGGAAAAGAATGATTGGGTTACGCAATATCACAATTCATGAATACTTTGGAGTGGACTTGAGCATCATCTGGAAAATCATAACTGAGAATCTACCAGAAACTAGGAGCATGATTAAGACAATGCTGAAAGGTTTGAGGAAAGAGGAAAAACGATAA
- a CDS encoding nucleotidyltransferase family protein, producing MEKQKEIEEILKKHKAFLRKKFKVKKIGVFGSYIRGEESEESDIDILVEFYEQIGWEFIDLKEFLEKILGKKVDLVTVKALKPQLKDKILEEVVYM from the coding sequence ATGGAAAAACAAAAAGAGATAGAAGAAATATTAAAGAAACATAAGGCCTTTCTTAGGAAAAAGTTTAAGGTGAAAAAAATTGGTGTTTTTGGTTCCTATATACGGGGAGAGGAATCAGAGGAAAGTGATATAGATATCCTCGTGGAATTTTATGAACAGATAGGGTGGGAATTTATTGATCTCAAAGAATTCTTGGAAAAAATTTTAGGCAAAAAGGTGGATTTGGTCACAGTAAAAGCTTTGAAACCCCAGTTGAAAGATAAGATCCTGGAAGAGGTTGTGTACATGTGA
- a CDS encoding metallophosphoesterase, whose translation MKNAIWKKGLVVGIILLIIGVSFSTSKQIIALQPEIVVGPYTQNVTNDSITIAWETNIPATNNSVEYGENTDYGCIEYGPSGGRHHEITIYPPFTSGHYKVVSDGIESNDFEFKLAGHCYSTQEFKCVIFGDSRGVWDRWRHATEVANAVNAEHPDFVIHGGDMVNDGRVQTQWDSWLGLMKSLMQNSTVFGILGNHEYNGSRYYEIFALPNNEMWYSFDYGPCHFTILDNYESWDVGSPQYEWLKDDLSSSMAPFKIVCFHEPIYCSGGHEPRTDVRAAWESLFNNYNVDLVFQSHNHYYQRTDPIKGITYIVSGGAGAPLYTPEDAWFMNNSKKAYHYCVLDVSLVEMRMTCSARYTNGIAFDEFVVCPPTTPSVKIIKPEKALYIFNKKIMPLSSTLIIGKIDIEVFATDYKSGIDRVEFYIDGGYKGNDTSLPYEWTWDETIFGKHTINAIAYDNSGNTASDEQEVWIFNL comes from the coding sequence ATGAAGAATGCAATATGGAAAAAAGGATTGGTTGTTGGAATAATACTACTTATTATAGGGGTTAGCTTCTCAACGTCAAAGCAAATCATAGCCTTACAACCAGAAATTGTAGTAGGGCCATATACTCAAAATGTTACTAATGATAGCATAACAATAGCGTGGGAAACAAACATTCCTGCCACTAATAATAGTGTGGAGTATGGTGAAAACACAGATTATGGGTGTATTGAATATGGGCCGTCTGGTGGTCGCCATCACGAAATAACGATATATCCTCCTTTTACATCTGGGCATTACAAAGTGGTATCGGATGGTATAGAAAGCAATGATTTTGAATTTAAACTGGCTGGTCATTGTTATAGCACTCAAGAATTTAAGTGCGTGATATTCGGTGATAGCAGAGGAGTATGGGATCGCTGGAGGCACGCAACTGAAGTAGCAAATGCGGTTAATGCCGAACACCCAGACTTTGTTATACATGGAGGTGATATGGTGAATGATGGAAGAGTTCAAACCCAATGGGATAGCTGGCTTGGGTTAATGAAATCATTAATGCAGAACTCGACTGTCTTTGGCATACTGGGCAATCATGAATACAACGGCAGTCGATACTATGAAATTTTTGCCCTTCCAAATAATGAAATGTGGTATAGTTTTGATTATGGACCGTGCCATTTTACAATATTGGACAATTATGAATCATGGGATGTTGGTTCACCTCAATATGAGTGGCTGAAAGATGACTTGTCTTCAAGCATGGCTCCTTTCAAGATTGTTTGCTTCCACGAGCCCATATATTGTAGTGGAGGTCACGAACCTAGGACTGATGTGAGAGCAGCGTGGGAGTCTTTATTCAACAACTATAACGTTGACCTGGTCTTTCAATCACATAATCACTATTACCAGCGTACTGACCCTATAAAGGGAATAACCTATATCGTTAGTGGAGGGGCTGGAGCACCATTATATACTCCAGAAGATGCATGGTTTATGAATAATAGCAAGAAAGCATATCATTACTGCGTTTTAGATGTTTCATTAGTGGAGATGCGAATGACATGCTCAGCTAGGTATACTAATGGAATTGCGTTTGATGAATTTGTTGTTTGTCCGCCTACTACACCGAGCGTGAAAATTATAAAACCAGAAAAAGCTCTCTACATTTTTAATAAAAAGATAATGCCTTTGTCTTCTACTTTGATAATCGGAAAAATAGACATAGAAGTCTTTGCAACAGATTATAAATCAGGTATAGATCGTGTGGAGTTTTATATCGATGGCGGATATAAAGGGAACGATACCTCTCTTCCTTATGAATGGACTTGGGATGAAACCATTTTTGGTAAACACACTATAAATGCTATTGCTTATGATAACTCTGGTAACACTGCAAGCGATGAGCAAGAGGTCTGGATATTCAACCTCTAA
- a CDS encoding KEOPS complex subunit Pcc1 — protein sequence MHRAIITIESQRNDIIYNVIKLETAPRANVDICNGKALEIKISSKNAANLRAALNSFLKWIDLIDKIGDAVNSGVHT from the coding sequence ATGCACCGTGCGATTATAACAATAGAGAGTCAAAGAAACGATATAATATACAATGTAATAAAACTGGAGACTGCACCCCGTGCAAACGTTGATATATGCAATGGAAAAGCCCTGGAGATAAAAATATCATCGAAAAATGCTGCAAATTTAAGGGCTGCCCTCAATTCCTTTCTGAAATGGATAGATCTCATCGACAAAATAGGAGATGCAGTAAATTCTGGAGTGCATACTTGA
- a CDS encoding DNA-directed RNA polymerase subunit P has translation MASYKCGRCGRTIDIDPEKMGIKCPICGGKLFYKERGTVAKKIKAR, from the coding sequence ATGGCATCATATAAATGCGGCAGATGCGGCAGAACTATTGATATAGACCCTGAGAAAATGGGCATAAAGTGCCCCATTTGTGGGGGTAAACTATTTTATAAGGAACGGGGCACGGTGGCCAAAAAAATAAAGGCAAGGTAA
- the rpl37A gene encoding 50S ribosomal protein L37Ae, with protein MAKRTKKTGVTGKFGARYGVKAKNKHRKIEEKQRKYHKCPNCGHFKLKRESTAIWVCGKCGAKFAGGAYIPQTDAGTEVKKIIKGIVGGE; from the coding sequence ATGGCAAAAAGAACGAAAAAGACAGGAGTTACTGGAAAATTCGGTGCAAGATATGGCGTTAAGGCCAAAAATAAGCACAGGAAAATAGAGGAGAAACAGAGAAAATATCATAAATGCCCCAACTGCGGCCACTTTAAATTGAAAAGGGAGAGCACGGCCATATGGGTGTGCGGTAAATGCGGCGCAAAATTTGCTGGAGGGGCTTACATACCCCAGACAGATGCAGGAACGGAGGTTAAAAAAATTATTAAGGGGATAGTTGGAGGGGAATAA
- the rrp42 gene encoding exosome complex protein Rrp42: MGISSVKKDYLYRLAKEGKRPDGRAFDEYRPIEIERGLINMAEGSAKVKIGNTTVLAGIKMDVGEPYPDTPGEGAMSTAVELIPLASPDFESGPPRANAIELSRVVDRGVRESKLIQLEKLCIEPGEKVWIVFIDIHVLDYDGNLFDACSLAASTALLNTVIPNERFEMGENVPMPLSDPPISCTFVKYNGVIVVDPSLDEEEVAEARYTVAIDKKGDIRAMQKGLSGSFTVKEIKNNINTARVLSKDIRKILEG, encoded by the coding sequence ATGGGAATTTCATCTGTAAAGAAAGATTATCTTTATCGACTGGCAAAAGAAGGTAAAAGGCCAGATGGACGGGCTTTCGATGAATACCGCCCCATAGAAATCGAGAGGGGGCTGATAAACATGGCCGAAGGCTCAGCAAAAGTTAAGATAGGGAATACGACCGTCCTTGCCGGAATAAAAATGGATGTGGGGGAGCCATATCCTGACACACCCGGGGAAGGTGCAATGAGCACTGCCGTTGAATTAATCCCCCTGGCATCTCCAGATTTTGAGTCCGGGCCACCCAGAGCCAATGCCATCGAACTTTCACGTGTTGTTGATAGGGGCGTAAGGGAATCAAAGCTCATACAACTTGAAAAACTCTGTATAGAGCCTGGAGAGAAAGTATGGATCGTTTTTATTGATATACATGTCCTGGATTATGACGGCAATTTATTCGATGCATGTTCACTTGCTGCCTCTACTGCACTCCTGAATACCGTAATTCCCAACGAAAGATTTGAGATGGGCGAGAATGTTCCAATGCCTCTCTCTGACCCGCCGATAAGCTGCACATTTGTTAAATATAATGGGGTAATAGTGGTGGACCCTTCACTGGATGAAGAGGAGGTGGCAGAAGCAAGATATACTGTTGCAATTGATAAAAAGGGGGATATACGCGCCATGCAGAAGGGCCTGAGCGGGAGTTTTACCGTTAAAGAAATAAAAAATAATATAAATACCGCCAGGGTGCTGTCAAAGGATATACGAAAAATATTGGAGGGTTAG
- the rrp41 gene encoding exosome complex exonuclease Rrp41: MNLIKDGKRLDGRAPDELRPIKIEAGPLYRADGSCYLEWGGNKIMAAVYGPREAVPRHIQNPTKAIVNARYNMASFSVDDRKRPGPDRRSQEISKITSEALENVILTEMFPRAVIDVNIEVLDAEAGTRCAGITAAAVALAAAGIPMRDIPVSCAAGKVDGIVVLDLIGEEDKKGDADLPVAIAPRNEDILLLQMDGHMTVKEFDEAIDLAIKGCRKISKLQKEALLKKYKTFEEE, encoded by the coding sequence ATGAATTTGATAAAAGATGGAAAAAGACTGGACGGCCGTGCACCGGATGAATTAAGGCCAATAAAAATAGAGGCAGGTCCTCTTTATAGGGCAGACGGTTCATGCTATCTAGAATGGGGTGGAAATAAAATAATGGCGGCGGTGTACGGGCCAAGAGAGGCCGTGCCCCGTCATATACAGAATCCAACCAAGGCAATTGTAAACGCAAGGTATAATATGGCATCCTTTAGTGTTGACGACAGAAAAAGACCGGGACCGGATAGAAGAAGTCAGGAGATATCAAAAATTACATCGGAAGCACTTGAGAATGTGATATTGACCGAGATGTTTCCAAGAGCGGTGATAGATGTGAATATAGAGGTTCTGGATGCTGAGGCAGGGACGAGATGCGCCGGCATAACCGCTGCGGCTGTCGCCCTTGCGGCTGCGGGCATTCCAATGAGGGATATACCTGTTTCATGTGCTGCAGGGAAGGTGGACGGGATTGTGGTGCTTGACCTTATAGGAGAAGAGGATAAGAAAGGGGATGCCGATTTGCCAGTGGCAATAGCCCCCAGAAATGAAGATATTTTGCTGCTCCAGATGGACGGGCATATGACGGTCAAAGAGTTTGACGAGGCGATAGATCTTGCCATCAAAGGATGCAGGAAGATATCGAAATTGCAGAAAGAAGCACTGCTGAAAAAATATAAAACATTCGAGGAGGAATAA